The DNA sequence TATCTCATGTCTTGATTCCTTCCAATCAGGTAAGGTTTGGCGGAATTTGAATGGAACCTAATGAATGCCCTCATTCGTCTTTGAACTTGCGAATGTCTTAGCTATGACTGTCTTGTTGAATTCGAATGATACTGGCTTGATAATTGGATAGGAAGTAGTTTAGATTTGTGGATGAGCTGAGCCCATTTTGGATTATTATGAGCCATGTTTGCTTGCTGGGTTTTGGAAAAAACACCGTGTGTTCTTAGTTTAACATTAGGGCCAAATTGTATAATCTCCACATTTTCAATCGGAAAGTCTATGCATCTGGGAGAATATTTGTAACTGCCCTGCCCTATCTCatcgctagcatatattgttctttttaggcttttacttctaggcttcccttaaaggttttaaaacgcgtctactagggagagctTACCACACCCTCATAAGGCCAAACCTACCgttaaaggttttaaaacgcgtctactagggagagctTACCACACCCTCATAAGGCCAAACCTACCgttaaaggttttaaaacgcgtctactagggagagctTACCACACCCTCATAAGGCCAAACCTACCgttaaaggttttaaaacgcgtctactagggagagctTACCACACCCTCATAAGGCCAAACCTACCgttaaaggttttaaaacgcgtctactagggagagctTACCACACCCTCATAAGGCCAAACCTACCgttaaaggttttaaaacgcgtctactagggagaggtttccacacccttataaagccAGCCCACtgttcaagattttaaaacgtgtctactaggaagatagtctactagggagaggtttccacacccttataagaccAAACCCACTGTTccaggttttaaaacgtgtctactagggagaggttacCACAATCTTATAAGGCCAAACCCACagttcaaggttttaaaacgcgtctactagggatgggtttccacacccttataaggccaaacccaccgttcaaggttttaaaacgcgtctactaggaagatggtctactagggagaggtttccacacccttataaggccAAACCCACCGCTCAAGATTTTagaacgtgtctactagggagaggcttctacacccttataagaccaaacccaccgctagccgatattgtcctctttggacttttccttcaaggcttcccctcaaggttttaaaaaacgtctgttagggagggATTTTTAcaccattataaggaatgcttcgctcccctctccaatcaatttgagatctcacaatattgTTTTGGAGCCACTTCGGCTAAATTTGATAATATGTTCTCGGTAAGCTAGCTCAAGCTGATTCTAGAACTTAGTAGATAGATACTCTTTTCTTTGTCCAAGAAAGGAAGGAAGCCGTTGGTATGGATGAATTTTGATACAAATTATACTTTTAGCTTggtataggttgaattttaGAATTGATGTACTGCTAGTGATTGGTAAGATAGAGTAATTTGATTGCAGTTTATAGAATGGCAGTCGGGCTGTGTAACGCCTAAATCGTGGCTGTTTGAATTATGTAATGACAGATGAATTATGAACTTTCTATTATCTATTAGGTTTACTGTGGCCTTTGTGGTTAAAATAGATCtgtaatcattttattttagtatatacggggatgagaatttgaacttttggACTCAAAAGGAGTTCATGACTTAAACACTTTTGCTACACGAACATGAATATAGCTTAATGGTTGAGTATTAGTTCCTAGAAAATTTGGGGATGGGGATGTCAGTAAATGTGGGAAGGAGTTAATACAAATCTGTAATTGTAAAATGGTAGTTGTCATGCTAGGATCACGAAcatccacaatggtatgatattgtccacttcgaccataagctctcatggcatTGCATTTGCTTTTCctaaaaggtctcataccaatggggATGTATCCCCTTatttagtcgatgtgggactcccgtCCAACCATCTTCCCCTTgaataaagtacaccatagagcctcccctgatgcctatggagccctcgaacaaattacatcctttgttcgacacttgaatcacttttttactacatCTTCGAGACttacaacttctttgttcgacatttgagtattttattaacatagctaagttaagggcatgactctggtaccatgttaggaaccgcgaacctccacaatgatatgatattgtccactttgagcataatctctcatgactttgcttttggctttcccaaaagacctcataccaatggatatgtattctttatttataaccCCATGATCATctccttaattagtcgatatTGGACTCCcgcccaacaatcctcaacaacaTGGTGATGTCTTCTCTAATGTTTCTATATCCTAGAAAGTTATTGGATAGCTGCTTACTTCTGCCAGTCAAATCCATATATTCGCTCGATATAGTACTTGATTTAACAATGATAACTCTGGATATCCAATACGATAAAAAGGCTTTCCCCCCTCATATGCAAGCGCTCGTGGGTTTTATTGAAGTTGTCTAGTCTTTCACCCCGTCTTTTGACCCTCCATTGATATTAGAATCAAATTCATGTTCTAGGCTTAGAACAAGAAGGTGGGTGGATTTTTGGTTAGCCCTTTACTGTATGTTAGTATGGATCCATGCATATGAGGATGTGGGAAGGGAGGGACATAAAAGGGGCATTCTTTCCAGATGATTGCAATTTATCTTGTTTTTACCTGTTATTTCAATTTGCAACTTCTTCTTGTTGTAGGTTCTATTTGGCGTCTGCTACTGCAATGGATGGTAGCTTTCCCCAGGATTCAAAATCTCCCTTAACTGTTATGCCAACTAAAACACCAGATGGTGACCAACATTTTCTCTTGTATTTAATCGCTGGTATCTACTTTGGGCCTGACCTCAAAGGTGAAAGGCCATTGAAGTCAGTTCTGCAGAGGCTTGCTGCGGCATTGCCTCCCTATACTTCTGATCAACTTGCTGGATCTCAAATAAAGGTGGTGGAAGTAGAGCGCAtcttttattatgttttgaGGAAGGCTGATGAATCTCTTATTATGAAAACGTCTTTACTGCACCAGTTCTTCCAAGGGAAGTTCCCTGCGCAAGGACGAGATATTAGTTTTCCTCAGTTTCCTGATCTGTTTCCACCCGAACTCCATCCCCATTCTCGGTCCAAGAACTGGTATAGGTTTATCGAGAACCTTTCATTTATCCATAACCCAGATGTCAGCTATCTCAACTCTGAGGATGTTGAAAGGTTCAAGAGGCTAACAGGGCTCAATGACTTCCTTTTGGATAGAGACGCAGCAAGGTCGCACAATTTTTCGGTTCGTAAGGTCCCGCCCAATGTTGAATCTACAGATAATCATAATACATCAAATAAAGAGTTCTCTCCTCTTAAAGATGAGTTGCAATATGACTCTGTTCGTAGTGGTTCATATAATGGTAGCTTGACACCTCCTCAAACTAAATATGACTGTaatcttgaggagaagaaATTTGGTCCAGCAATGCTATTTCTTCCCAGACAACCATGTGAAGAAGATTGGGCGAGTCTCGTAGCTGCTAACGATACAGGATTTGCATTGACTGGAACTGCAGCAATGGGGCACGTTGGACCGATAATTGGATTGATGGACATTGGGGAATGTGAAGACTCGTACTTGTTTCGTGTGTCGCTTCCTGGCGTTAAAAGAGGTGGAAGTAAGTTTCTTTTGATGCTCTGAATCTTCTTATATAACTACTGCATCTGCTCAGTTTATCTTACAAGAGTATCCATCATTACCCATCGATGAGTCCTGTTTGAACATATCTTTTAGAAATTACTTTGAAAGTTGATTTGTGacatcccacgttggttggagaggaaaacgaagcattccttataaggatgtgaaacctctctctagtggACGTGGTTTAGAACCTTGAAAAAaagctcaaaaggaaaaactcaaagaagacaatatctgctagcgctGTTACATGATTCTACTGTTTGAAAatacattttcttattttcttacttCTTGGTTTGGTTAAGGTTTTCACATCTTAGGGGAAAAATTGGTTTGGAAAAAATTGGTTTTGAGGAAATTGATGCACGAaccatttcttcctctctaTATATGAATCTTGTTGATAATATTTACTTCGATCattgtttttcattcatttattttatttagtaccCACAAATGCAGTGTAGCATGTCGGGATTTAAGCCTCCAACCTCAAGGGAAGGAGTAGATGTTAATTACCACTTAGCTATGTTGacttctttcaattttgaattatttcttttattaacaTTGTTAGTAAAATGTTGATATGAAACGTCTATTAGATAATATGTTTGACATGATATGTCTGATAAATGATAGAgacaatgtttcgtttttgGTTGATAGATGGGATGAATATCACTTTAGTCGATCTAGCTGTCAACTTCAAGGACGTAACTGAGATcgttttaaatcaaattttacaaCTTCAATCCTTTTTTCTTCCGTTCTTTTCTGTCATAAATTGACAAGACTTTTGATTCATTGTGATTCAGAGGAATTTAACTGTGAAGTTGAAAAGGATGGCAGAGTAGTGATACAAGGAGTTACAACAACAGGTGAAAGAACAGTGAAAAAGCATTCTCAAGTGTTTGAAATGGTAACCCACAACCTGTGCCCACCAGGAGAGTTTTCACTCTCATTTCAGCTACCTGGCCCCGTTGATCCTCAACAATTCTTAGTTAACTTTGGCATCGATGGGATTCTTGAAGGAGCTGTGATGAAAGAATTTCAGCCATGAATATTGGTAATTTACCTTCCTCCCTTTGATTCAATGGATAATAAAATAGATCCAATTCTCAATCTCCATAGAATGTACTTTACATAGCATCACCCCTTTCTTGTCTAGACTTCGTAGAGATCATTGAGCCAATATGAGCTGCTTCATTAGCTTAAACATAGGCATTCGAAGATTAGAACAGCATTAATGAACAAAGGTCAATGGACATTTGATTACGCTAAATTTAACTCTTTTTCTGATGAACTCATGGCTTGGAAAATGTTCAGTGTTCTTTAATGTTGTTGAGTAAAATGTTCAGTGTTCTTTAATGTTGTTGAGTAAGCTGATGCTAAAGCCTGTGTTAAACTTAGTTCAGAAATTACATATCAATGGAGAAGTTTGCTCATCTATATTCTTGTGGCAAGCGGTATCCAGACATGACCAATTTGTTTGCAAACATCTTCCCTGTCTTTGGCATGACATGCCAGTGCAGTGTTAAGTTAAACTCTTTACCTCTTAGATTGCTCCCCTGCATAAGGAGAAATACAACTTTGTCACTCTAGGATAAAGCTTATAATCATCATAGATTGGTTGGCAAAGTTGTGCTAAAGGATCGGAGGTGCGAACCTGATCGACGAACCGATACTTGTTTGAAGTATGGATTCGAAACTTGGCGCTATCTTTGGAGGGTATGATACTGTCCCAGAGTGATATCTGTAAATGAAATTCCGGAAATTTAGAAGGTCACGTCGAGGTTGCTGAAAGAGACGAAACTCAAAAGCAGGTTAGGAACATATTGTAATAGGAAATAGAGACAGACCTGATTCAAGGAGTTCTTTGGGGTTTCATATTCAGCAGCTAGAAACACAAAAACCTGTTGCACAAATGAAGGCAAGAAGCCACCAATGATCAGTGATCACCCTATGCAAAATGTGTTCGGCCTTGGGGAGAGGTAGCCGAATTAGGATCTAACTAGGCACGGACACAACACAAGAAATTTCAATCCTCaaaatgggaaagaaagaTGGAGGAAAATACAACTCTTTCAGTTGCTCTCTACATGGTGACTGTCCCTTTTAGGTGTTACCTTATCATATATTTGTCGTAGAGGTTCATTTCCTCGCTCAGTAAACGAGAAAGGGAGGAGGGCCTAGAATTTAAACCTGATTCCAAGCGAGCgaaattggagaaagaacATCGTCATCTAATCTAATTGCTCCTTAAAACACTATTAACTTCAAGCTAAACAAAGAAGTATGAGAAATGGGGGAGAATGACTTAGTAGTAATAGAGTCAGAGAGAATGGCTTAGCGTTTGGCGTGAACGTTAGGGTACTTTATGAGTTAAGTCTTTGCTAGAGTTGAGGAGCCTAATCATAGTTAACCAACCAGACCGCTAAGGACTGAGaacacaagaaagaaagaggagaatAATAGGTTGCCACTGTACCTGCTTTGTATTCCATGTAAATAATGACTGCAAGTCTGCTGATATGTTTAAAGTCATGCTAACCTGCAACAAGAAGGCACATTCTAAGCTCATTAGCTGCTCTAGCAAAGAATCTCATTTACCCTTATCAACAACAAATATTGACTACTTTTCTTTGGTTATAGCGAGTTATTAAGCACATTGGTTGAAAAAAGTGCTGTGAAGAACTGAAGGAGGCCCTTTTTAAGGGTCTAAacccactgttagtagatattgttcgctttggcttgttacgtatagtcgttagcctcacggtttttaagacacgtctgttagggagaggtttctacccccttataaggaatgtttcgtcccctctccaaccaaggtgggatctcacaatccaccctccttgaggcccaacgtcctcgttgacacattgCCTGGTGtctgtttggctctgataccatttgtaacagctacagcccactgctagtagatattgtccgccttagctcgttatgtatcaccgttagtctcacgatttttaaaacgcatgtgctaaggagaggtttccacacccttataaggaatccTTTGTTCCTCCCTCCAACCCATGTGaaatatcacaatccaccatctTTTGAGGCCTAgagtcttcgctggcacactgcctagtgtttatttggctctgataccatttgtaataactcaagcccaccgctagtagattttgtccattttggctcgttatgtatcaatgtcagcctcacagtttttaaaaagtgtctgttagggagaggtttccacacccttataaggaatcatccgttcccctctccaaccaacctgggacctcacaattcaccctccttgaggtccagcgtcctcattaACACATTGCCTtctgtttgactctgataccatttgtaacagcctaagtccaccgttagtagatgttgtccgctctgataccatttgtaacagcctaagtccaccgttagtagatgttgtccgctttggcccattacgtatcaccgtcagcctcgcggttttaaaacgcgtctactagggaaaggtttccacacccttatacggAATGTTTccttctcatctccaaccgacgtgggatctcacactaatCTATTGGGTCTTCTCCCCagccattttcaatcattttcagCTACAAGAATCTCCCAATTCATCACAACAAAGAACAAACCATGAACTCCAAAAGATGGTAAATCTCAGCACGTTCTCAAAACGAAATCAACTACACAATCAACCTCAAAATCCCTCTCCTCACAGAAATTTCCACAAACCCAAAGAGAAAAGCCAATGAAACCATACCTCATCGTTTCCATTAGGTTGATTCTGAAACCAATTGATACTCAAAACCTAATGtgtatcaaatcaaatcaccAAATGAGTATCAAAAACCAACCAAAATCCAAGAGAATTCAAGCCACAGAtggaaaaggaagagagaaaacaaaaacccagAAAGAGATAAGAGAGACCTGAACTTGTGCCGTGGGTGAAGGCGATTTAAGGGTATCAGAAAACGAAGCCAGACCACAAATGATAGCAAGTATGGTAGCCGCAAAGGTCACCAAAGCGTTGGCTCGATACCCAAATGAATGCATTCTTCAAATGGGTTCCTCGCAGCcagagaggaggaggaggagagaaaaagagaagaaacaacGCGAGAGACTTGGAAAAGAAATGGAGTCTCGAACATCGCAGAAGGAATAAGAAACGTCGAATGATTTGGCAGTTTTGGGCTCTTTCATTGGAGGAGACACGTTCAAGGAACGGTGGTTACCCAACAAAtccatattttcaaatttccgAGCcacctatttatttatttattattattttttatataatctttattaaaatatcataaattaatttaatatatatatatattgaaaatatttatattaagtgaGATGGGACGAGGAATATAATCTCATTCTCAGTCAAAAATGTTCTTCATACTCTGTCTGAGTAGGATTCCAAGAGTATGGccgaacattttttaatttttttttaattttaatatttatgatttaaatagatgtatttgaattttaagttaaatttaaaaataaataaacaaattttctattatgaaatctaagtttttaatttaattcgtTTGTTCGCCAccatagttttaaaaacatacGTTTTGAGTTTTAAGTTTCAGAACCCGAGCAAGTACCAAAAGAACCTATACGTGGAATGAACGCTCTCGacaagttttaattatttgtaatacTAATTTGCTATTAAAGGAGTTCGGGGTTTTGTAGACTAATAGTGGTCGAGTCAATctcttaaatttagttttgttCGTTGATATCTTATCGATCTAACAAAGctactttaaaaatttaggggtattttggaGATAAAGTAGAAATTttaggtgttttttttttaattattggttaatttaacctaaattcaatttgaaattttgaatggcAACGGCCAATTTCCCATTATACCCCTACTCCTCTATGTAAACATGCATTTCAATGGCCCATAATCCACTTTAACCAAAGCTGGGCCAAAACAATTATGAATTATTGGGCCTCTTTaaagaacaataattaaaaatgaaaataataacttttagATTTAAATCTGATTTAAAAGCCTAAACGTTAAACGtcaatctcacagttttaaaacgtgtatactAGAGAGAAGTCTCTACATCTTTATAgtaaatgtttcgttttcctcttcaaccgatatgggatttcacaatccacttccttggGGACCAgggttctcgctggcacaccactcgatATCTAGCACTGATACTAGttatgtaacggcccagacccccaccgctagcagatattgtcctatttggactttccctttcggacttcccctcaagacttatGTAACGTCcccgctgacactcgttcctttctccaattgatgtgggatcctcgccaaattcaccccccttcagggcccagtgtctccgctggcactcgttcctttcttcaatcgatgtgggacccttgccaaatccaccccccttatTGACACACTccctcgtgtctactccccttcggggacaacctcctcgttggcacatagtccggtgttcagctctgataccatttgtaacgactcaggtccaccgctagcaaatattgtcctctttgggctttccctttcgggcttcccctcaaggctttaaaacgtgtctgctagggaaaggtttccacacccttataaatggtgtttcattctccttcccaactaatgtgggatatcacactCTCAAATCagttgtaacaactcaaacatACTATAAACAAATACTGTCCACTtcggcccattacgtatcgccgtcaacctcacgattttaaaacgcatctactagaaATGTTTTACATATCCATAACAATACCGTGAGTGTTTTAGGACTGTTCcaagatatattaaaaattcgaAACGTTACACACTAATCAATCAAAGAAAGATTCaaccgttaaaaaaaaaagttgaatctTTAGAATCCTTCCGTTCTCGAGTAATTTACCTTGTGGTAGATGTGAGCTGTTCAAGTCTCCTATGTTGATTAACACTTACCGCAGTGATGATTTTACAATGTCTggctcctcactggcacataatccaatgtctggctctgatactatttgtaacggcccaggtccaccgccagcagatattgtactctttgggctttccctcaatgctttaaaacgtgtctgttagggaaaggtttccacacccttataaatggtgtttcattctcctccccaactaatgtgggatatcacactCTGATATCagttgtaacagctcaaacctaCTATAAACAAatactgtccactttggcccattacgtatcgccgtcaacctcacgattttaaaacgcatctactagaaATGTTTTACATATCCATAACAATACCGTGAGTGTTTTAGGACTGTTCcaagatatattaaaaattcgaAACATTACACATTAATCCGTCAAAGAAAGATTCAtccgttaaaaaaaaagttagaatcTTTATAATCCCTCCGTTCTCCAAATAAAACGAACAGTAATTTACCTTGTGGTAGATGTGAGCTGTTCGAGTCTCCTATGTTGATTAACACGTACCGCAATGATGATTTTACAATGTGAAATTACACAAATACCCTACAAAACCATGGTGGAAAGCcctcatatattaaaaagataaatgacctttttggaaaaagttaattattattttcattggGATCCAAAACCCTAATAGATTTGTTGGAAAAGTATGTCACATGGGTCTCTCTCCCTCTAggcatttctctctctagatgtgtaaattttgtaattttgtttaggTTCAAAGAAACCcataatgaaaatgtattgATGTgaccaaaaaatgaaaaggaattcaattttatttcaaaagacATAATTATTGGTTTGTGCTTTATCAcatttttcctctctttctagaaaaaaaaaagacaaaatctCGAGCAATTTAGTTTAGCTCGTAAGGGTTGTGTTGGATtattaacaagaaaaaaaaaataataacccATTGACCTTATAGCCCGAGCATCTTAATCTAGCTCGTAAgagttgtgttgtgttgtgttggattattaacaaaaaaacaaaaa is a window from the Cucurbita pepo subsp. pepo cultivar mu-cu-16 chromosome LG07, ASM280686v2, whole genome shotgun sequence genome containing:
- the LOC111798950 gene encoding increased DNA methylation 2-like; amino-acid sequence: MDGSFPQDSKSPLTVMPTKTPDGDQHFLLYLIAGIYFGPDLKGERPLKSVLQRLAAALPPYTSDQLAGSQIKVVEVERIFYYVLRKADESLIMKTSLLHQFFQGKFPAQGRDISFPQFPDLFPPELHPHSRSKNWYRFIENLSFIHNPDVSYLNSEDVERFKRLTGLNDFLLDRDAARSHNFSVRKVPPNVESTDNHNTSNKEFSPLKDELQYDSVRSGSYNGSLTPPQTKYDCNLEEKKFGPAMLFLPRQPCEEDWASLVAANDTGFALTGTAAMGHVGPIIGLMDIGECEDSYLFRVSLPGVKRGGKEFNCEVEKDGRVVIQGVTTTGERTVKKHSQVFEMVTHNLCPPGEFSLSFQLPGPVDPQQFLVNFGIDGILEGAVMKEFQP
- the LOC111798951 gene encoding signal peptidase complex subunit 3B-like, which produces MHSFGYRANALVTFAATILAIICGLASFSDTLKSPSPTAQVQVLSINWFQNQPNGNDEVSMTLNISADLQSLFTWNTKQVFVFLAAEYETPKNSLNQISLWDSIIPSKDSAKFRIHTSNKYRFVDQGSNLRGKEFNLTLHWHVMPKTGKMFANKLVMSGYRLPQEYR